The Thermoanaerobaculia bacterium genome contains the following window.
CTGGCTTCACGCCGCAGCCTCTCGAATCGCGGCACAATGGCCGGCGGATGACGATTCGGGCCTCGATCGACATCGGCAGCAACACGATCAAGCTCCTCGTCGCCCGCGTGGGGGAGGACGGGGCGCTCGAACCGCTCGCGCGCGAGAAAGAGCTCGTCCGCCTCGGGCACGAGACCTTCGCGACCGGGCGGCTCTCTCCCGAGGCGATCGAAGCGGCGTCCTCCGCCGTCGAGCGGCTCGCGTCGGTCGCCCGCGGGTCGAGCGCCGAGACGATCCGCGCCGTCGCGACCTGCGCGGTCCGCGAGGCGGAGAACGCCGAAGAGCTCGTCGCCGCCGTCCGGGAGCGCTGCGGAGTCGAGGTCGAGGTGATCTCGGGGGAAGAGGAGGCGCGGCTCATCACGCTCGCGGTCCGGAGCGAATTCCCCGAGTCGTGTGATTCTCTGTTCCTCGTCGACATCGGCGGGGGCTCGACGGAGCTCGTCGTCTCGGACGGCAACCGCGTGCTCTTCGCCGAGTCCGTCGAGCTCGGCGCCGTGCGCCTCGCGGAGAAATACCTCCGCCACGACCCGGTTTCGCGGGCCGACCGCGAGTCGCTCGAGCGCGCCGTCCGGCGGCGCGTGGCGGGCGCCGCACGCCGCGTCGCGCGGGCCGGGTTCAAGACCTGCGTCGGCACCTCCGGGACGGTGCAGTCGATGTCGATGGTGTACGAAGCCGCCATCCGCGGCCGGGAGGTCTTCCCTTCGGGCCACCGGACGCTGCCGCGCAAGGGGCTCAAGAAGGTCCTCGCGCTCCTCCGGAAGACGACGCTCAAGGACAAGCTGCGGGTCCCGGGCCTCGACCCGAAGCGCCGCGACATCGCGCTCCCCGGCGGGATCGTCCTCGCCGCCGTGATGAAGTCGGCCGGAGCCGACGAGATCCTCGTCGGCGAACGCGGCCTTCGGGAAGGCGTGCTTCTCGACCAGGTGGCGCGCCGCCGCTCGCCCGGGTTCCTCCCTCCGATCGCGCGCGACGTGCGCGAGAGC
Protein-coding sequences here:
- a CDS encoding Ppx/GppA phosphatase family protein, whose translation is MTIRASIDIGSNTIKLLVARVGEDGALEPLAREKELVRLGHETFATGRLSPEAIEAASSAVERLASVARGSSAETIRAVATCAVREAENAEELVAAVRERCGVEVEVISGEEEARLITLAVRSEFPESCDSLFLVDIGGGSTELVVSDGNRVLFAESVELGAVRLAEKYLRHDPVSRADRESLERAVRRRVAGAARRVARAGFKTCVGTSGTVQSMSMVYEAAIRGREVFPSGHRTLPRKGLKKVLALLRKTTLKDKLRVPGLDPKRRDIALPGGIVLAAVMKSAGADEILVGERGLREGVLLDQVARRRSPGFLPPIARDVRESSVDRLARRTSVEPVHARHVAVLADQIFESTHRLHQMTGREREWLRVAALLHDAGASIGFTRHHRHSYYLIRHGDLTGFAAEEVETIAAIARYHRGARPKGRHPEWRQLDPWRRQSVEKLAAILRVADGLDRGHRQAVASVSCRVRQKKVVFEVAAASGRHGPEGIAPELAGALRKSKLFARVFGRRVVLAEKESERAVMTGKGTAA